A genomic region of Elaeis guineensis isolate ETL-2024a chromosome 9, EG11, whole genome shotgun sequence contains the following coding sequences:
- the LOC105058918 gene encoding histone deacetylase 9 isoform X1: MPSKDRIAYFYDGDVGNVYFGPNHPMKPHRLCMTHHLVLSYELHKKMEIYRPHKAYPVELAQFHSADYVEFLHRITPDTQHLFADELARYNLGEDCPVFENLFEFCQIYAGGTIDAARRLNHQLCDIAINWAGGLHHAKKCGASGFCYINDLVLGILELLKFHARVLYIDIDIHHGDGVEEAFYFTDRVMTVSFHKYGDMFFPGTGDIKEIGEREGKYYAINVPLKDGIDDASFTRLFKTIIAKVVETYLPGVIVLQCGADSLAGDRLGCFNLSIEGHSECVRFVKKFNLPLLVTGGGGYTKENVARCWTVETGVLLDAELPNGRRAGGHWSVGPSIGRAGLVRSSSVEIPDNEYAKYFAPDYTLKIQNGNMENLNSKSYLSTIKVQVLESLRCIQHAPGVQMQEVPPDFYIPDFDEDEQNPDERVGQHTQDKQIQRDDEYYDGDNDNDHNMEDGL, translated from the exons ATGCCGTCCAAAGACAGAATAGCGTATTTCTACGACG GAGATGTGGGTAATGTTTATTTTGGACCAAATCATCCGATGAAACCGCATCGACTCTGTATGACGCACCATCTTGTGCTCTCATACGAGCTTCACAAGAAGATGGAGATATAT CGGCCGCATAAGGCATATCCAGTGGAGCTTGCACAGTTCCATTCAGCAGATTATGTGGAATTTTTGCATCGGATTACTCCTGACACACAACATTTGTTTGCAGACGAATTAGCTAGAT ATAATCTAGGAGAAGATTGCCCTGTGTTTGAGAATTTGTTTGAGTTTTGTCAAATTTATGCTGGTGGCACAATAG ATGCTGCACGAAGGCTGAACCATCAGCTTTGTGACATTGCTATAAATTGGGCTGGTGGTTTGCACCATGCCAAAAAATGCGGGGCATCTGGATTTTGCTATATTAATGACTTAGTGTTGGGAATTCTAGAGCTTCTTAAATTTCATGCTCGAGTTTTATATATTGATATAGATATTCACCATGGTGATGGAGTTGAAGAAGCTTTCTATTTCACAGATAG GGTGATGACTGTAAGTTTCCACAAGTATGGGGATATGTTCTTTCCTGGAACAGGTGACATCAAG GAAATAGGTGAAAGGGAGGGAAAATATTATGCCATCAATGTCCCACTCAAGGATGGAATCGATGATGCTAGTTTCACTCGACTTTTCAAAACA ATTATTGCCAAGGTTGTTGAAACATATCTACCAGGTGTGATCGTTCTTCAATGTGGAGCTGATTCATTGGCTGGAGATCGCTTGGGTTGCTTCAATCTCTCCATTGAAG GGCACTCTGAATGTGTCAGATTTGTGAAGAAATTCAATTTGCCTCTATTG GTAACTGGTGGTGGGGGTTACACAAAAGAAAATGTAGCTCGCTGCTGGACTGTTGAAACTGGGGTCCTTTTAGATGCTGAACTTCCAAATG GCCGGCGGGCGGGCGGGCattggtcggtcggtccctccattGGCCGGGCCGGGCTGGTCCGGTCCAGTTCAGTAG AAATTCCAGATAATGAGTATGCCAAATATTTTGCCCCAGATTACACTCTGAAGATTCAGAATGGCAATATG GAGAACTTGAATAGCAAGTCATATCTTAGCACAATAAAAGTGCAAGTTCTGGAAAGTTTGCGGTGCATACAACATGCTCCCGGTGTTCAGATGCAAGAG GTTCCTCCAGATTTTTATATTCCAGATTTTGATGAAGATGAGCAGAATCCAGATGAAAGGGTTGGCC AGCATACCCAAGATAAGCAAATTCAGCGGGATGATGAGTACTATGATGGGGACAATGACAATGATCATAACATGGAGGATGGTCTGTAA
- the LOC105058918 gene encoding histone deacetylase 9 isoform X2 codes for MPSKDRIAYFYDGDVGNVYFGPNHPMKPHRLCMTHHLVLSYELHKKMEIYRPHKAYPVELAQFHSADYVEFLHRITPDTQHLFADELARYNLGEDCPVFENLFEFCQIYAGGTIDAARRLNHQLCDIAINWAGGLHHAKKCGASGFCYINDLVLGILELLKFHARVLYIDIDIHHGDGVEEAFYFTDRVMTVSFHKYGDMFFPGTGDIKEIGEREGKYYAINVPLKDGIDDASFTRLFKTIIAKVVETYLPGVIVLQCGADSLAGDRLGCFNLSIEGHSECVRFVKKFNLPLLVTGGGGYTKENVARCWTVETGVLLDAELPNEIPDNEYAKYFAPDYTLKIQNGNMENLNSKSYLSTIKVQVLESLRCIQHAPGVQMQEVPPDFYIPDFDEDEQNPDERVGQHTQDKQIQRDDEYYDGDNDNDHNMEDGL; via the exons ATGCCGTCCAAAGACAGAATAGCGTATTTCTACGACG GAGATGTGGGTAATGTTTATTTTGGACCAAATCATCCGATGAAACCGCATCGACTCTGTATGACGCACCATCTTGTGCTCTCATACGAGCTTCACAAGAAGATGGAGATATAT CGGCCGCATAAGGCATATCCAGTGGAGCTTGCACAGTTCCATTCAGCAGATTATGTGGAATTTTTGCATCGGATTACTCCTGACACACAACATTTGTTTGCAGACGAATTAGCTAGAT ATAATCTAGGAGAAGATTGCCCTGTGTTTGAGAATTTGTTTGAGTTTTGTCAAATTTATGCTGGTGGCACAATAG ATGCTGCACGAAGGCTGAACCATCAGCTTTGTGACATTGCTATAAATTGGGCTGGTGGTTTGCACCATGCCAAAAAATGCGGGGCATCTGGATTTTGCTATATTAATGACTTAGTGTTGGGAATTCTAGAGCTTCTTAAATTTCATGCTCGAGTTTTATATATTGATATAGATATTCACCATGGTGATGGAGTTGAAGAAGCTTTCTATTTCACAGATAG GGTGATGACTGTAAGTTTCCACAAGTATGGGGATATGTTCTTTCCTGGAACAGGTGACATCAAG GAAATAGGTGAAAGGGAGGGAAAATATTATGCCATCAATGTCCCACTCAAGGATGGAATCGATGATGCTAGTTTCACTCGACTTTTCAAAACA ATTATTGCCAAGGTTGTTGAAACATATCTACCAGGTGTGATCGTTCTTCAATGTGGAGCTGATTCATTGGCTGGAGATCGCTTGGGTTGCTTCAATCTCTCCATTGAAG GGCACTCTGAATGTGTCAGATTTGTGAAGAAATTCAATTTGCCTCTATTG GTAACTGGTGGTGGGGGTTACACAAAAGAAAATGTAGCTCGCTGCTGGACTGTTGAAACTGGGGTCCTTTTAGATGCTGAACTTCCAAATG AAATTCCAGATAATGAGTATGCCAAATATTTTGCCCCAGATTACACTCTGAAGATTCAGAATGGCAATATG GAGAACTTGAATAGCAAGTCATATCTTAGCACAATAAAAGTGCAAGTTCTGGAAAGTTTGCGGTGCATACAACATGCTCCCGGTGTTCAGATGCAAGAG GTTCCTCCAGATTTTTATATTCCAGATTTTGATGAAGATGAGCAGAATCCAGATGAAAGGGTTGGCC AGCATACCCAAGATAAGCAAATTCAGCGGGATGATGAGTACTATGATGGGGACAATGACAATGATCATAACATGGAGGATGGTCTGTAA
- the LOC105058899 gene encoding neutral/alkaline invertase 3, chloroplastic, with the protein MGISGAAVHVVPGTAPRHFCSGLYINTSQLGISSKPSGKYRKKKCSVYMRSQSNCMRVCGVRVVNNRSKSLKCQCQMTEGITDMTGKDGNGACLKEPAGKTSQIFTDVNSQKVIGLENGPAMAIDDKSVLAGAAKHAMHKKRGNSVEDEAWSLLQESMVYYCGSPVGTIAAKDPSDNNVLNYDQVFIRDFIPSGIAFLLKGEYEIVRNFILHTLQLQSWEKTMDCHSPGQGLMPASFKVRTAPLDGDDFATEEVLDPDFGEAAIGRVAPVDSGLWWIILLRAYGKCSGDLSVQERIDVQTGIKMILKLCLADGFDMFPTLLVTDGSCMIDRRMGIHGHPLEIQALFYSALLCAREMLAPGDGSADLIRALNNRLIALSFHIREYYWVDMRKLNEIYRYKQEEYSYDAVNKFNIYPDQISPWLVEWMPDKGGYLIGNLQPAHMDFRFFSLGNLWSIVSSLATVNQSHAILDLIEAKWSDLVADMPFKICYPALEGQEWRIITGSDPKNTPWSYHNGGAWPTLLWQLAVACIKMNRPEIAARAVEVAEKRIAADKWPEYYDTKQARFIGKQSQLHQTWSIAGFLVAKLLLDNPVAAKTLWNDEDAEIINALNIMVDPSNPKRKRGRKVLKKTYII; encoded by the exons ATGGGAATTTCTGGGGCTGCTGTACATGTGGTGCCTGGGACTGCACCAAGACATTTTTGTTCCGGTTTATACATAAACACTTCACAACTAGGCATATCCTCCAAGCCTAGTGGAAAGTACAGAAAGAAGAAGTGTTCTGTGTACATGAGATCGCAGTCCAATTGCATGAGGGTATGTGGTGTCCGGGTCGTCAACAATCGATCGAAGTCTCTCAAATGCCAGTGCCAGATGACTGAGGGTATCACCGACATGACCGGTAAGGATGGGAATGGGGCCTGCCTTAAAGAACCAGCTGGCAAAACAAGCCAGATTTTTACTGATGTGAATAGCCAGAAAGTTATTGGTTTGGAAAATGGACCTGCCATGGCAATTGATGATAAATCTGTTTTGGCTGGAGCTGCGAAACATGCAATGCACAAGAAAAGAGGAAACTCTGTCGAGGATGAAGCATGGAGTCTATTGCAAGAATCTATGGTTTATTACTGTGGTAGCCCTGTTGGAACAATTGCTGCAAAAGACCCCTCTGACAACAATGTTCTAAATTATGATCAGGTCTTCATTCGTGACTTCATACCTTCTGGAATTGCTTTTCTTTTGAAAGGAGAGTATGAAATTGTGCGCAACTTTATCCTTCACACCCTTCAGCTTCAG AGCTGGGAGAAAACAATGGATTGCCATAGTCCAGGTCAAGGGCTGATGCCTGCTAGCTTCAAGGTGAGGACAGCTCCACTTGATGGTGATGACTTTGCAACCGAGGAGGTGTTGGATCCTGACTTTGGAGAGGCTGCAATAGGCCGTGTAGCACCAGTTGATTCAG GATTATGGTGGATTATACTGCTAAGAGCTTATGGAAAATGCTCTGGGGACCTATCAGTTCAGGAAAGAATTGATGTCCAGACAGGAATTAAGATGATTTTGAAGCTCTGTCTGGCTGATGGTTTTGACATGTTCCCAACTTTACTGGTGACAGATGGTTCATGCATGATAGACCGCCGGATGGGAATTCATGGCCACCCTCTTGAAATTCAG GCACTCTTCTATTCAGCACTTCTATGTGCACGTGAGATGCTTGCACCAGGAGATGGATCGGCAGACCTTATTCGAGCATTAAATAACAGGCTAATAGCATTGTCATTTCATATCAGGGAATATTATTGGGTTGACATGAGAAAACTCAATGAGATCTACCGATACAAACAAGAGGAGTATTCTTATGATGCAGTTAACAAGTTCAACATCTACCCAGATCAGATTTCTCCATGGCTAGTGGAGTGGATGCCTGATAAAGGAGGCTACTTGATTGGGAATTTGCAGCCTGCTCACATGGATTTTCGTTTCTTTTCTCTTGGAAATCTGTGGTCTATAGTAAGCAGTTTGGCAACAGTGAATCAATCACATGCCATTTTGGACCTGATAGAGGCCAAATGGTCCGACTTGGTAGCAGATATGCCATTTAAGATATGTTATCCTGCTCTTGAGGGTCAGGAATGGCGAATCATTACAGGCAGTGATCCCAAGAACAC CCCCTGGTCATACCACAATGGCGGTGCTTGGCCAACATTGCTCTGGCAG CTTGCGGTTGCATGTATCAAGATGAACAGGCCAGAGATTGCTGCAAGGGCTGTTGAGGTTGCAGAGAAGCGCATAGCGGCTGATAAATGGCCTGAATATTATGATACTAAGCAAGCTCGGTTCATTGGGAAACAATCTCAGCTGCACCAGACATGGTCTATTGCAGGCTTTCTTGTGGCGAAGCTTCTGCTTGATAACCCTGTTGCCGCTAAGACTCTCTGGAATGATGAGGATGCAGAGATCATTAATGCGTTAAACATTATGGTCGACCCATCCAACCCAAAAAGGAAAAGGGGTAGGAAAGTGCTAAAGAAGACCTACATTATATGA